A region from the Bradyrhizobium erythrophlei genome encodes:
- a CDS encoding GNAT family acetyltransferase, translating to MTLTASTPALAIAPIEDNDIPDVIALWQRCGSTRPWNDPAADIALARKETNSTVLLGRNDGVLVASVLVGHDGHRGWVYYVTADPEHRFKGYGRAIMSAAEDWLRACGIMKLQLMVRNDNTKVHAFYQSIGYYNQQTVTFAKWLDGREPTP from the coding sequence GTGACTTTGACAGCCTCTACTCCGGCGCTCGCCATCGCACCGATCGAAGACAATGACATCCCCGACGTCATCGCGCTCTGGCAGCGCTGCGGGTCGACGCGGCCCTGGAACGATCCCGCCGCCGATATTGCGCTGGCGCGCAAGGAAACCAACTCGACGGTGCTGTTGGGCCGGAACGACGGCGTTCTCGTCGCTTCAGTGCTGGTCGGCCATGACGGCCATCGCGGCTGGGTCTACTACGTGACTGCCGACCCCGAACATCGCTTCAAGGGCTACGGTCGCGCCATCATGAGCGCCGCGGAAGACTGGCTGCGCGCGTGCGGCATCATGAAACTCCAACTCATGGTTCGCAACGACAACACAAAAGTCCACGCCTTCTACCAGTCGATCGGCTACTACAATCAACAAACCGTGACCTTCGCCAAATGGCTCGACGGGCGCGAGCCGACGCCGTAA
- a CDS encoding mobile mystery protein B, which translates to MTDLHAADDHATPLTPAEKEDLIPTHITLRTELNELEQQNIATGDRWAFGRRHVVTRESFHKSLHRRMFERVWRWAGKYRTTERNLGVTPHLIEVSLRQVLDDARYWIEHKSYPPDELAVRFHHRLVSVHPFPNGNGRWSRVAADVLITQLGGERFTWGGADLRTAGSARDAYIAALKAADNHDLESLIKFARS; encoded by the coding sequence ATGACTGATCTGCACGCCGCCGACGATCATGCAACACCCCTGACGCCGGCGGAAAAGGAAGATCTCATCCCGACCCATATCACGCTGCGCACCGAACTGAACGAGCTCGAGCAGCAGAATATCGCGACTGGAGACCGGTGGGCGTTCGGCCGGCGCCACGTGGTGACCCGCGAGAGCTTCCACAAGAGCTTACATCGTCGCATGTTCGAACGCGTCTGGCGATGGGCAGGAAAGTATCGCACGACCGAACGCAATCTAGGGGTCACCCCCCACTTGATCGAGGTTTCGCTTCGCCAAGTGCTCGATGACGCTCGGTACTGGATCGAGCATAAATCCTATCCGCCTGACGAACTCGCTGTCCGCTTCCACCACCGGCTCGTGTCGGTACATCCCTTTCCAAACGGAAACGGCCGCTGGTCCCGTGTGGCGGCCGACGTTCTGATTACGCAGCTTGGCGGCGAGCGCTTCACGTGGGGTGGCGCCGATCTTCGAACTGCGGGCTCGGCTCGCGATGCCTACATTGCCGCACTCAAGGCCGCCGACAATCACGATCTTGAATCGCTCATAAAGTTCGCGCGATCGTGA
- a CDS encoding SOS response-associated peptidase: MCGRFVITSPPAALRQIFGYIEQPNFPPRHNIAPTQPIPVVIIENGIRHFRLMRWGLLPAWVKDPRNFTLLINARAETIREKPAFKNAIRRRRCLIPADGYYEWRAEGARKRPYFIQRRDGTPIGLAGLTETWMGPNGEELDTVAIVTAPASADLAVLHHRVPVTIAADDFERWLDCSDDTAETVMLLLAAPREGEFAWYEVSTRVNRVSNDDAQLTLPITAEEREAEEPRLAKKSGPRKPAPVAPDDGQGSLF, encoded by the coding sequence ATGTGCGGACGCTTTGTAATCACTTCGCCACCGGCGGCTTTGCGGCAGATTTTCGGCTATATCGAGCAGCCCAATTTCCCGCCCAGGCACAATATTGCGCCGACCCAACCGATACCGGTGGTGATCATCGAGAACGGCATCCGGCATTTCCGGCTGATGCGCTGGGGCCTGCTGCCGGCCTGGGTCAAGGATCCCCGTAATTTTACGTTGTTGATTAATGCCCGGGCGGAAACGATCAGGGAAAAACCGGCGTTCAAGAACGCGATCCGGCGGCGGCGCTGCCTGATTCCGGCGGACGGCTATTATGAATGGCGGGCCGAGGGGGCACGCAAGCGGCCTTACTTCATTCAGCGCCGCGACGGAACCCCGATCGGCCTGGCGGGCCTGACGGAAACCTGGATGGGCCCGAACGGCGAGGAACTCGACACCGTGGCGATCGTCACGGCGCCGGCAAGCGCCGATCTCGCCGTGTTGCATCACCGGGTGCCGGTGACGATCGCCGCGGATGATTTCGAGCGCTGGCTCGATTGCAGCGACGATACCGCGGAGACCGTGATGCTGCTGCTGGCGGCGCCGCGCGAGGGCGAATTCGCCTGGTATGAGGTCTCCACACGGGTCAACCGCGTCTCCAATGACGACGCCCAACTGACCCTGCCGATCACGGCGGAGGAGCGCGAGGCCGAGGAGCCGAGGCTCGCGAAAAAGTCGGGCCCGCGCAAACCTGCGCCGGTGGCGCCCGATGACGGGCAGGGATCGCTGTTCTGA
- a CDS encoding tyrosine-type recombinase/integrase, translating to MKRPKSNDPRALAQHDLLLIRLLDLNAFFGSSMVADIKAQLCRDFVDWSTGTPNENNKRKGIPARASTVSDQTARRRLEDLRAAINAYHAEYVLSVVPKITLPTKSEGRHRWLTRNEAARLLGAALGYVWDGAPERRTWKRREDGTLLRRERWIIRRRQPTARFILIGLYSARREETIRRTQWVATTTHPWMNLGGMVYLGRGAAEARTKKRRPPAKIAMRLRPHLLRWRGLDVKRSAELRKTGLMADGEQIRFIVHRTHDGQPLAGKIRSAWEGILEDAGLDEDVVRHTLRHTAATWLMQQGTDLWEAAGWLGMTVEQLEENYGHHHPDFQNEAAQAFGGRR from the coding sequence TTGAAGCGGCCGAAATCCAACGATCCTCGCGCGCTGGCGCAACATGACCTGCTGCTCATCCGGCTCCTGGACCTCAATGCGTTTTTCGGCAGCTCGATGGTGGCTGACATCAAGGCGCAGCTCTGCCGCGACTTTGTTGACTGGTCCACCGGCACGCCGAACGAAAACAATAAGAGAAAAGGCATCCCGGCTCGCGCAAGTACCGTGTCCGACCAGACGGCGCGCCGTCGGCTCGAAGATTTGCGTGCCGCCATCAACGCCTATCATGCCGAATATGTCCTGTCGGTCGTACCGAAGATTACGCTGCCGACGAAAAGCGAGGGGCGGCACCGTTGGCTGACTCGTAACGAGGCCGCACGACTGCTTGGCGCGGCACTCGGCTATGTTTGGGACGGGGCCCCTGAACGACGCACCTGGAAGCGGCGCGAGGACGGCACGCTGTTGCGGCGCGAACGCTGGATCATCAGACGGCGACAACCGACGGCGCGCTTCATCCTGATCGGCCTCTACAGCGCCAGGCGCGAGGAAACTATCCGCCGGACGCAATGGGTGGCGACGACCACGCATCCGTGGATGAACCTGGGCGGAATGGTCTATCTCGGCCGCGGCGCCGCGGAGGCGCGCACCAAAAAGCGGCGGCCGCCGGCGAAGATCGCCATGCGGCTGCGGCCGCACCTCCTGCGTTGGCGCGGACTGGACGTGAAGCGCTCGGCTGAACTGCGCAAGACTGGCCTGATGGCGGACGGCGAGCAAATTCGCTTTATCGTCCACCGCACGCATGACGGCCAGCCGCTGGCCGGCAAGATACGCTCGGCGTGGGAAGGCATCCTGGAGGATGCAGGGCTTGACGAGGATGTCGTCCGCCACACCCTGCGTCACACGGCGGCGACCTGGCTAATGCAGCAGGGTACCGACCTGTGGGAGGCCGCGGGCTGGCTCGGCATGACGGTCGAACAACTTGAGGAAAACTACGGCCACCACCACCCCGACTTCCAGAACGAAGCCGCGCAGGCATTTGGCGGCCGGCGCTAA
- a CDS encoding L-threonylcarbamoyladenylate synthase, producing MTPVNVGLKTQILPAGEAAVAAAARILRAGGLVAFPTETVYGLGADATNPAAIARLYQAKGRPAFNPLIAHVGDIEAAQAIARFDASAAALAAAFWPGPLTLVLPKTSDCPVADLATAGLETIAIRIPAHAIARDILRAFGGPVVAPSANLSGHVSPTTAAHVQADLAGRIDLIVDGGPVEVGVESTIVGCFEQPMLLRPGGLPRADIERLLGRALAQLPEDAKGDTSQPLAPGMLASHYAPHTRVRLDARRVEAGEALLAFGPDALPGVDAGTAVMNLSLRGDLDEAAANLFGYLRALDAKGARTIAVMAVPHHGLGEAINDRLRRAAVERE from the coding sequence ATGACGCCTGTGAATGTGGGCCTGAAAACGCAGATCTTGCCTGCCGGCGAGGCCGCCGTGGCTGCGGCCGCGCGCATTCTGAGGGCGGGCGGGCTGGTCGCGTTCCCGACCGAGACCGTCTATGGCCTCGGCGCCGACGCCACCAATCCGGCAGCGATCGCCCGGCTCTATCAAGCCAAGGGCCGGCCGGCGTTCAATCCGCTGATCGCCCATGTCGGGGATATCGAGGCCGCCCAGGCGATTGCCCGCTTCGACGCCAGCGCGGCCGCGCTTGCCGCGGCGTTCTGGCCGGGGCCGCTGACGCTGGTGCTGCCGAAAACAAGCGATTGCCCGGTCGCCGATCTCGCCACCGCGGGGCTCGAGACGATCGCGATCCGCATTCCCGCGCACGCGATCGCGCGCGACATCCTGCGCGCGTTCGGCGGGCCGGTGGTGGCGCCTTCGGCCAACCTGTCCGGCCATGTCTCGCCAACCACGGCGGCGCATGTGCAAGCCGATCTTGCAGGGCGGATCGACCTGATCGTCGACGGCGGGCCGGTCGAGGTCGGCGTCGAATCCACCATCGTCGGCTGCTTCGAGCAGCCCATGCTGCTGCGCCCCGGTGGGCTGCCGCGCGCGGACATCGAGCGCTTGCTCGGCCGCGCGCTGGCGCAGCTGCCCGAGGATGCCAAGGGCGACACCAGCCAGCCGCTGGCGCCGGGCATGCTCGCATCGCATTACGCGCCACACACCAGGGTGCGGCTCGATGCCAGGCGAGTTGAGGCCGGAGAGGCGCTGCTGGCGTTTGGCCCGGATGCGTTGCCGGGAGTTGACGCAGGCACGGCGGTGATGAATTTGTCCTTGCGCGGCGATCTCGATGAGGCCGCCGCCAACCTTTTCGGCTATCTTCGCGCCCTCGATGCCAAAGGCGCGCGCACCATCGCCGTCATGGCGGTGCCGCATCACGGGCTCGGCGAGGCCATCAACGACCGGCTGCGCCGCGCCGCGGTGGAGCGGGAATGA
- a CDS encoding aspartate/glutamate racemase family protein: MRITLIHALKHSIVPIEASFARLWPDATLMNLVDDSLSADLARDGHLTSGMTDRFLALGRYAASTGADAILFTCSAFGPCIEAVAREHAPMPVLKPSEAMVEQAAARGDRIGLLSTFPPTLVSMPAEFPRAVTVVPKLAEGALAALDRGDRAEHDRLVAAASRDLRDCDLIALAQYSMAPAASLVAEASGRPVLTTPDSAVLKLKGLLVARS; the protein is encoded by the coding sequence ATGCGCATCACTCTCATCCACGCCTTGAAACACTCAATTGTTCCGATCGAGGCCTCGTTCGCCCGGCTTTGGCCGGACGCGACCTTGATGAACCTGGTCGACGACAGCCTGTCGGCCGATCTTGCGCGTGACGGCCACCTCACCTCCGGGATGACCGACCGGTTCCTGGCGCTCGGACGTTACGCGGCCTCGACCGGCGCCGACGCCATCCTCTTCACCTGCTCGGCTTTCGGGCCCTGCATCGAGGCGGTGGCGCGCGAGCACGCGCCGATGCCGGTGCTCAAGCCCAGCGAAGCCATGGTCGAGCAGGCCGCCGCGCGCGGCGACAGGATCGGCCTGCTCTCGACGTTTCCACCGACGCTGGTGTCGATGCCGGCGGAATTTCCCCGCGCCGTCACGGTCGTGCCGAAACTGGCCGAAGGCGCGCTTGCCGCCCTCGATCGCGGCGACCGCGCCGAACATGACCGGCTGGTCGCGGCAGCCTCCCGCGATTTGCGCGACTGCGACCTGATCGCGCTCGCGCAATACAGCATGGCGCCAGCGGCCTCGCTGGTTGCGGAGGCCTCCGGCCGGCCAGTGCTGACCACGCCGGACAGCGCCGTGCTAAAACTGAAAGGTTTGCTCGTTGCTCGATCATGA
- a CDS encoding NUDIX domain-containing protein → MTISDRIRVKDLRLLSDNHYILKAATFEWRRANGEWQTQHRESYDRGNAATLLPYNLAQRTVVLVRQFRYPAYVNGYDDLLIEAAAGLLDNETPEVRIRAEVEEETGYRLGEIRKIFEAFMSPGSVTEKLHFFVGEYEPKMKIGNGGGLADEGEDIEVLELPIDQALAMIGDGRIVDAKTIMLLQYAALNIFR, encoded by the coding sequence ATGACCATTTCCGACCGCATTCGCGTCAAGGACCTCCGCCTGCTCTCCGACAACCATTACATCTTGAAGGCGGCCACCTTCGAATGGCGTCGCGCCAATGGCGAGTGGCAGACCCAGCACCGCGAGAGCTACGACCGCGGCAATGCCGCCACGCTGTTGCCGTACAATCTGGCGCAGCGCACGGTGGTGCTGGTGCGACAGTTTCGCTATCCCGCCTATGTCAACGGTTATGACGATCTGCTGATCGAGGCTGCGGCTGGCTTGCTCGACAATGAAACTCCGGAAGTTCGGATTCGCGCCGAAGTGGAGGAGGAAACCGGCTACCGGCTCGGCGAAATCAGGAAAATATTCGAAGCCTTCATGAGCCCGGGCTCGGTCACCGAAAAACTTCATTTCTTTGTCGGCGAATACGAACCGAAGATGAAGATCGGCAATGGCGGCGGCCTTGCCGACGAGGGCGAGGATATCGAGGTGCTGGAACTGCCGATCGATCAGGCGCTCGCCATGATCGGCGACGGCCGTATCGTCGACGCCAAGACCATCATGCTGTTGCAATACGCCGCGCTGAACATCTTTCGCTGA
- a CDS encoding FAD-binding oxidoreductase has product MNIVQPAAPPLSPDLIVRFRAIVGDKYAVTDAADIAPYLTEERNLFHGRSALVLRPGSTAEVSAICKLASQHRIALVPQGGNTGLVGGQTPHNGEVVISTRRMDKIRDIDTASNTMTCEAGVVLQIAQQRAADVDRLFPLSLGAEGSCTIGGNLSTNAGGTTALAYGVAREMAIGLEVVLADGRILNALSKLKKDNTGYDLRNLFIGAEGTLGIITAATLKLFPKPRAVETAYVGLQSPAAALKLLAISQTEAAGTLTSFELLSDIAVDFSVHHGIDIRDPLAAKHPWYVLMELSSPRDDARSTLEAILAQGMEKEIVDDAVIAANLSQRSAFWKLRDEMSAAQKPEGGSIKHDISVPVVAVPDFIEQANAAVVKLIPGARAVPFGHLGDGNIHYNVSQPVGGDTADFMSRWHEVNAVVFEIVLKMGGSISAEHGIGVLKRDELPGVKDKVAIELMRGIKAMLDPLGIMNPGKVL; this is encoded by the coding sequence ATGAATATCGTCCAGCCCGCCGCCCCGCCACTCTCGCCCGATTTGATCGTGCGGTTCCGCGCCATCGTCGGCGACAAATATGCGGTGACGGATGCAGCCGATATCGCGCCTTATCTCACCGAGGAGCGCAATTTGTTCCACGGCCGCTCGGCGCTGGTGCTGCGTCCGGGCTCAACCGCGGAAGTTTCCGCGATCTGCAAGCTCGCCAGCCAGCACCGCATCGCGCTGGTGCCGCAGGGCGGCAATACGGGCCTGGTCGGCGGCCAGACCCCGCATAATGGCGAAGTGGTCATCTCGACGCGGCGGATGGACAAGATTCGCGACATCGACACGGCTTCCAACACCATGACCTGCGAGGCCGGGGTGGTCCTGCAGATCGCCCAGCAGCGCGCGGCCGACGTCGACCGGCTGTTTCCGCTGTCGCTCGGGGCGGAGGGCAGCTGCACCATCGGCGGCAACCTCTCCACCAATGCCGGCGGCACTACCGCGCTGGCCTATGGGGTCGCGCGCGAGATGGCGATCGGGCTGGAAGTGGTGCTGGCTGACGGCCGCATTCTCAACGCGCTGTCGAAGCTGAAGAAGGACAATACCGGCTACGATCTGCGCAACCTCTTCATCGGCGCCGAAGGCACGCTCGGCATCATTACCGCTGCGACGCTAAAGTTGTTTCCGAAGCCGCGCGCGGTGGAAACCGCCTATGTCGGCCTCCAATCGCCCGCCGCGGCGCTAAAACTGCTCGCGATCTCGCAGACCGAGGCGGCGGGCACGCTGACCAGTTTTGAATTGCTGTCCGACATCGCCGTGGATTTCAGCGTGCATCACGGCATCGACATCCGCGATCCCCTTGCGGCCAAGCATCCCTGGTACGTACTGATGGAATTGTCGTCGCCGCGCGACGACGCCCGCTCCACGCTGGAGGCGATCCTGGCGCAGGGAATGGAGAAGGAAATCGTCGACGACGCCGTGATCGCGGCGAATTTGAGCCAGCGCTCGGCATTCTGGAAGCTGCGCGACGAGATGTCGGCGGCGCAGAAGCCGGAAGGCGGCTCGATCAAGCACGACATTTCCGTGCCCGTGGTAGCCGTGCCCGATTTCATCGAGCAGGCCAACGCCGCGGTGGTGAAACTCATCCCGGGCGCGCGGGCGGTGCCGTTCGGCCATCTCGGCGACGGCAATATCCATTACAATGTCAGCCAGCCGGTCGGCGGCGACACCGCCGATTTCATGAGCCGCTGGCACGAGGTCAATGCAGTAGTGTTCGAGATCGTGCTGAAAATGGGCGGATCGATCTCCGCCGAGCACGGCATCGGCGTGCTCAAGCGCGACGAACTGCCCGGGGTCAAGGACAAGGTCGCGATCGAGCTGATGCGCGGCATCAAGGCGATGCTCGATCCGCTCGGCATCATGAACCCGGGAAAGGTACTGTAA
- a CDS encoding mobile mystery protein A — protein MKDAIRHLDKRFSGLRKFTTLQRPPRGWLRAIRDALGMTTAQYGKRLGVSQPRIVELEKSEQNGSVTLNTLQRAAEALGCRLVYVLVPERPLAEVVNERAELIAERQSKAIEHTMRLEDQAVRDKKAARALREQAIEDLLKRPARLWDEE, from the coding sequence ATGAAGGACGCCATTCGCCATCTCGACAAGCGATTTTCAGGCTTGCGCAAGTTCACGACGCTCCAGCGCCCGCCGAGGGGTTGGCTTCGTGCGATCCGTGATGCCCTCGGCATGACTACAGCCCAATATGGGAAGCGGCTGGGCGTATCGCAGCCGCGCATCGTGGAACTTGAAAAATCCGAACAGAACGGCAGTGTGACTCTCAACACCCTGCAACGCGCGGCCGAGGCCCTCGGCTGTCGGCTGGTCTACGTGCTCGTGCCCGAACGGCCCCTGGCGGAGGTTGTCAACGAGCGAGCGGAGCTGATCGCCGAAAGACAGTCGAAGGCCATCGAGCACACGATGCGGCTGGAGGACCAGGCCGTACGAGACAAGAAGGCCGCACGCGCGCTCCGCGAGCAAGCGATCGAGGATTTGCTGAAGCGCCCCGCGCGCCTCTGGGATGAAGAATGA